One stretch of Carcharodon carcharias isolate sCarCar2 chromosome 20, sCarCar2.pri, whole genome shotgun sequence DNA includes these proteins:
- the LOC121292329 gene encoding histone H4-like — protein sequence MSGRGKGGKGLSKGGAKRHQKFLQDNIQGITKPAIRRLARHGSISGLIYEETRGVLKVFLENIIRDLVTYTEHAKRKTVTAMDVVYALKRQGRTLYGFGG from the coding sequence ATGTCCGGTAGAGGCAAAGGCGGGAAAGGTCTCAGTAAAGGGGGTGCAAAACGGCACCAGAAATTTCTCCAAGATAATATCCAGGGAATCACTAAACCTGCTATTCGCCGCCTCGCTCGTCACGGGAGCATCTCCGGCCTCATTTACGAGGAAACTCGCGGGGTTCTCAAGGTTTTCTTGGAAAATATAATCCGAGATTTGGTCACCTACACAGAACACGCTAAACGCAAGACTGTTACCGCCATGGATGTGGTCTATGCCCTGAAACGCCAAGGCCGAACTCTCTATGGGTTCGGTGGTTGA